Proteins from a genomic interval of Clostridium sp. M62/1:
- a CDS encoding HD domain-containing protein, with protein sequence MAIKMFAAIDVGSFELEMGIYEISQSFGIREVDHLRHVLALGKDTYNDGKIGYGLVKEMCQVLRNFTEIMKSYRITEYRAYATSAMREAKNSQIVLDQIQVRTGLIVKSINNSELRLMSYKAVASKDAAFQKTVQKGTAIIDVGFGSTQISLFDKDMLVSTQNIFLGGLRMREMISRWNLSAGEVVPVMEELVDNELYPFKRIYLKEREIKCLIATGESILFMAKSGIRHMESDRVSAEQFRSFYNRLLSMRPEEIEDYYGVDREYASILVPSAIIYGRVLEMTGAETVWIPGVSLCDGIAAEYAQEKKLVKLRHDFNGDILSAARNMAKRYKCHGAHIQEVDRMASELFDVTKKYHGLGERERLLLRIAAILHDCGKFISSSRETQSSYQIIMATEIIGISHLEREIVANVVRYCNQEFAYNGVHLESDLSQYEGRGLTKRAVTILIAKLTAILRLANALDKSQRQKLAGASLAVKDGKLLITATCQETIILERASFDNTAEFFEEIFGIQPVLKHKRRV encoded by the coding sequence ATGGCAATTAAAATGTTTGCGGCAATCGACGTGGGTTCCTTTGAGCTTGAGATGGGAATCTATGAGATCTCCCAGAGCTTCGGCATCCGGGAGGTAGATCACCTGCGCCACGTCCTTGCTTTGGGAAAAGATACTTACAATGATGGAAAAATCGGCTACGGCCTGGTTAAGGAGATGTGCCAGGTTCTGAGAAATTTTACAGAGATCATGAAGAGCTACCGGATCACAGAGTACCGGGCCTACGCCACCAGCGCCATGAGGGAGGCGAAAAACAGCCAGATTGTGCTGGATCAGATTCAGGTCCGTACAGGCCTGATTGTCAAATCCATCAACAATTCCGAACTGAGGCTTATGAGCTATAAGGCGGTTGCGTCCAAGGATGCGGCTTTCCAGAAAACCGTTCAGAAAGGTACGGCAATCATCGATGTCGGCTTCGGAAGCACGCAGATCTCCCTGTTTGACAAGGATATGCTGGTATCCACCCAGAATATTTTTCTGGGGGGACTGCGCATGAGGGAGATGATTTCCCGCTGGAATCTAAGTGCAGGCGAGGTGGTTCCGGTGATGGAGGAGCTCGTGGACAATGAGCTCTATCCCTTTAAGCGCATTTACTTAAAGGAGCGGGAGATCAAATGCCTGATTGCCACAGGCGAGAGCATCCTGTTTATGGCAAAGAGCGGTATCCGCCATATGGAGTCAGACCGTGTTTCGGCTGAGCAGTTCAGGAGCTTCTACAATCGGCTGCTGTCCATGAGGCCGGAGGAGATTGAGGATTATTACGGAGTGGACCGGGAGTACGCATCGATCCTTGTGCCCAGCGCTATCATCTATGGAAGAGTACTGGAGATGACAGGGGCTGAAACCGTATGGATTCCCGGCGTCAGCCTCTGCGATGGGATAGCGGCTGAGTATGCCCAGGAGAAAAAGCTGGTGAAGCTGCGCCATGACTTTAACGGGGATATTCTGTCGGCTGCCAGAAATATGGCAAAGCGCTATAAATGCCATGGAGCCCATATTCAGGAAGTGGACCGCATGGCCTCAGAGCTTTTCGATGTGACGAAAAAATACCACGGCCTGGGAGAGAGGGAGAGGCTTCTCCTGAGGATAGCGGCGATTCTCCATGACTGCGGAAAGTTTATCAGCTCCAGCAGGGAGACCCAGAGCTCCTACCAGATTATCATGGCCACAGAGATCATCGGAATCTCCCATCTGGAGAGGGAGATTGTGGCCAATGTAGTCCGCTACTGCAATCAGGAATTTGCCTACAACGGGGTACATCTGGAGTCGGATCTGTCCCAGTATGAGGGAAGGGGCCTGACAAAGCGGGCTGTAACCATCCTGATTGCCAAGCTGACTGCGATCCTGCGCCTGGCCAATGCCCTGGACAAGAGCCAGAGGCAGAAGCTGGCCGGCGCGTCTCTGGCTGTGAAGGACGGGAAGCTGCTGATTACTGCCACCTGCCAGGAAACCATTATTCTGGAGCGGGCGTCTTTCGATAATACGGCAGAGTTTTTTGAAGAAATTTTTGGAATTCAGCCAGTGCTGAAACATAAAAGGAGGGTATAA